GAACACCGATAGCCGTACTTGAAGAAAAAAAAGAAGAGATTTACGAAAAATCCCTCAATCAAGCAAGACGAAAAACCAAATTACATTTTCTTCTTGAAGAAATAGCAAAAAAAGAAAACATTTCCGTTACAAAAGAAGATTTATCGGTGGCTATCAACGAAATGGCTTATAGGGAGAGAATAGAGCCTCAAAAACTCATTAAAAAACTATCTACAGATCAGGTCAACAGCCTCATGAATCAAGTTTTTTTTCAGAAAGTTTTGGATTTTCTTTTAGAAAAAGCGAAAATTGAAAATTATGAATAGTCCGATTATTTCTCAGGTTATCCCCATGGTTGTCGAACAAACAGGACGTGGGGAAAGAGGCTACGATATATTCTCAAGACTGCTTAAGGATAGGATCGTCTTTATAGGAACTCCTATTGATGATAATATAGCCAATCTTGTGATCGCTCAACTGCTCTTTCTCCAAATGGAAGATCCTAAAAAAGACATTAATGTCTATATCCATTCCCCGGGGGGTTATGTAACAGCAGGAATGGCTATCTATGACACGATCCAATTTTTAAGCTGTGATGTCAATACATACTGTATTGGGCAGGCGGCAAGTATGGCTGCGGTACTTCTTGC
The DNA window shown above is from Methylacidiphilum caldifontis and carries:
- the clpP gene encoding ATP-dependent Clp endopeptidase proteolytic subunit ClpP, yielding MNSPIISQVIPMVVEQTGRGERGYDIFSRLLKDRIVFIGTPIDDNIANLVIAQLLFLQMEDPKKDINVYIHSPGGYVTAGMAIYDTIQFLSCDVNTYCIGQAASMAAVLLAAGTKGKRFALPNARIMIHQPLGGAQGQASDISIQAQEILRTKRLLNEILAYHTKQPLERIEKDTDRDFFMSAEDAKAYGIIDEVVKTKIMLRPVPQPQIIMGNGN